A single genomic interval of Hevea brasiliensis isolate MT/VB/25A 57/8 chromosome 4, ASM3005281v1, whole genome shotgun sequence harbors:
- the LOC110645722 gene encoding early nodulin-75-like, which produces MSSPKCLLVLLLLGVAVILSTTPSSLADDRHEPPKRKGEKPRPKHKPPHGHFLSENVEDFHGPPKGKGEKPPPKHKPPHGHLLIEDEEDSFKHHKGKGEKFPPHHKPPHKPPTEYRRLLPAEEVVEEDHNAKGFKPPPKHKPPHGHLLAEEERCSRGFTQGKGKGREATTKT; this is translated from the coding sequence ATGTCTTCTCCTAAATGCTTGCTGGTGTTGCTCCTTCTCGGAGTTGCAGTGATTCTCTCCACAACCCCTTCATCACTTGCTGATGACCGCCATGAACCTCCTAAACGTAAAGGTGAGAAACCACGCCCAAAACACAAGCCACCACATGGTCACTTTCTAAGTGAAAATGTAGAGGACTTTCATGGACCTCCAAAGGGTAAGGGAGAGAAACCACCACCTAAGCACAAACCCCCGCATGGACACCTTTTAATTGAGGATGAAGAGGATTCTTTTAAACATCATAAGGGAAAGGGAGAAAAGTTTCCACCTCATCACAAACCACCACATAAGCCTCCAACGGAATATAGACGACTTTTGCCAGCTGAGGAGGTCGTAGAGGAGGACCATAATGCTAAGGGATTTAAGCCACCACCAAAACATAAGCCACCGCACGGACATCTTTTGGCTGAGGAAGAAAGATGTAGTCGAGGATTCACACAAGGGAAAGGGAAAGGGAGAGAAGCCACCACCAAAACATAA